A single genomic interval of Bradyrhizobium japonicum USDA 6 harbors:
- a CDS encoding methyl-accepting chemotaxis protein: protein MMFIQNLRIGTKLAITSALTIGLVTLMIILQMSGGAEVQKLSNAASAQQAIAQNAAEAKASVRGMQIGIRDILTSSSSAEMQKAATYFNDRLTAALKFSGEMAKLSHSPENHKRIDRLTVLIGNYQKGEQQIETIRKQELALEGKKDGEAAAQYAKLVSDIDRIRKETLAPINEEISELTNEITNFAKQKSVEARTEAEAEAASVARTSFITGMLVALVLIGACIFSVFSIARPMRALTAAMEKLAGGDFSVVLPGLGRKDEVGEVAGAVEKFKIVSEQKAREHAEAKSRQDQLAAEQRSSEMRRLADSFEGAVGEIVGTVSSASTELEASATTLTSTAERTQQLTTVVAAASEEASTNVQSVASATEELSSSITEISRQVQESARVASEAVGQARTTTDRVSELSRAATRIGDVVELINTIAGQTNLLALNATIEAARAGEAGRGFAVVASEVKALAEQTAKATGEIGQPIASIQAATEHSVGAIRDISDTIEKLSEISSAIAAAVEEQGAATQEISRNVQQAAEGTHQVSSNITDVQRGASETGSASSQVLSAAQSLSGDSSRLKLEVGKFLTTVRAA, encoded by the coding sequence ATGATGTTCATTCAGAACCTGCGAATTGGCACCAAGCTCGCCATCACGTCCGCGCTGACCATCGGGCTCGTCACGCTGATGATCATCCTCCAGATGAGCGGCGGCGCCGAGGTTCAGAAGCTCAGCAATGCCGCATCGGCGCAGCAGGCGATCGCGCAGAACGCTGCAGAAGCGAAAGCCTCGGTGCGCGGGATGCAGATCGGCATTCGCGACATTCTGACATCATCCTCGTCGGCCGAAATGCAGAAGGCCGCCACCTATTTCAATGATCGCCTGACGGCGGCGCTGAAGTTCTCGGGCGAGATGGCGAAGCTGTCGCACTCGCCGGAGAACCACAAACGAATCGACCGTTTGACTGTGCTGATCGGCAATTACCAGAAGGGCGAGCAGCAAATCGAAACTATCCGCAAGCAGGAGCTAGCGCTCGAAGGCAAGAAGGACGGCGAAGCGGCGGCGCAGTACGCAAAGCTCGTGTCCGATATCGACCGCATCCGCAAGGAAACGCTGGCGCCGATCAACGAAGAGATCTCGGAGCTGACCAACGAGATCACCAATTTTGCCAAGCAGAAGAGCGTCGAAGCCCGCACCGAGGCCGAAGCAGAGGCGGCGTCGGTGGCGCGGACCTCGTTCATCACCGGTATGCTGGTCGCGCTGGTTCTGATCGGGGCATGCATCTTCTCCGTCTTCAGCATTGCGCGGCCCATGCGCGCATTGACGGCGGCGATGGAGAAGCTCGCCGGCGGCGATTTCTCCGTGGTGCTGCCGGGCCTCGGCCGCAAGGACGAGGTCGGCGAAGTCGCCGGTGCCGTCGAAAAATTCAAGATCGTGTCCGAACAGAAGGCGCGGGAGCATGCGGAAGCCAAGTCGCGGCAGGATCAGCTCGCGGCCGAGCAGCGCAGCTCCGAGATGCGCAGGCTCGCCGACAGCTTCGAAGGCGCAGTCGGCGAGATCGTAGGTACGGTGTCATCGGCTTCCACGGAGCTTGAAGCATCCGCCACCACGCTCACCTCGACCGCGGAGCGCACGCAGCAGCTCACCACCGTGGTCGCAGCCGCCTCCGAAGAGGCCTCCACCAACGTGCAGTCGGTGGCCTCGGCAACGGAGGAGCTGTCGTCGTCGATCACCGAGATCAGCCGCCAGGTGCAGGAATCTGCGCGCGTCGCCAGCGAGGCGGTCGGCCAGGCCCGCACCACCACCGACCGTGTCAGCGAGCTGTCGAGGGCGGCAACGCGGATCGGCGACGTCGTCGAGCTGATCAACACCATCGCCGGCCAGACCAACCTGCTGGCGCTCAACGCCACGATCGAGGCCGCGCGTGCCGGCGAAGCGGGCCGCGGTTTTGCCGTGGTCGCCTCCGAGGTCAAGGCGCTCGCCGAGCAGACCGCGAAGGCAACCGGTGAGATCGGCCAGCCGATCGCCAGCATTCAGGCCGCGACCGAGCATTCGGTCGGCGCCATCAGGGACATCAGCGACACCATCGAGAAGCTGTCGGAGATCTCTTCGGCGATCGCGGCTGCAGTGGAAGAGCAGGGCGCCGCGACGCAGGAAATCTCCCGCAACGTCCAGCAGGCGGCGGAAGGCACCCATCAAGTGTCGTCCAACATCACCGACGTGCAGCGCGGCGCAAGCGAGACCGGCTCGGCGTCGTCGCAGGTGCTTTCGGCGGCGCAGTCGCTGTCCGGCGACAGCAGCCGCCTCAAGCTCGAGGTCGGGAAGTTCCTCACCACGGTGCGCGCCGCCTGA
- a CDS encoding DUF6894 family protein, translating into MSLYFFRISTGRYSGAADQPYEFEDRAAVWAEMSEVCANLLGSIARNLKPNAKWSMELLDENKKPVFRVSLVGETVC; encoded by the coding sequence ATGTCGCTGTATTTCTTCCGCATCAGCACCGGTCGTTATTCCGGCGCCGCCGACCAGCCGTACGAGTTCGAGGATCGCGCCGCCGTCTGGGCCGAGATGAGCGAGGTCTGCGCCAACCTGCTCGGCAGCATCGCGCGCAACCTGAAGCCGAATGCGAAATGGAGCATGGAGCTGCTCGACGAGAACAAGAAGCCGGTCTTCCGCGTCAGCCTGGTCGGTGAGACAGTGTGCTGA
- the acuI gene encoding acrylyl-CoA reductase (NADPH), translating into MATFKAIRIDKADKGTTAALTQFDDSELMDGDVTVRVEWSTLNYKDGLALTGKAPVVRRFPMIAGIDFAGTVETSAHPQWKAGDKVVCTGWGMGETHLGAYAEKARVKGDWLVALPQGLSARDAMAIGTAGFTAMLSVLALEKHGLSPKSGPVVVTGAAGGVGSVATAVLSKLGYHVIASTGRASEADYLKEIGAAEIIDRNELSAAAKPLAKERWAGGVDSVGSTTLANLLSMTKYGGAIAACGLAAGMDLPSSVAPFILRGVCLLGIDSVMCPIEPRKAAWQRLASDLDRTKLSEITHEIPIEEVSEWGAKILAGQVRGRIVVKIL; encoded by the coding sequence GTGGCCACATTCAAGGCGATCCGGATCGACAAGGCGGACAAGGGCACCACCGCCGCACTCACGCAGTTCGACGATTCCGAGCTGATGGACGGTGATGTCACGGTCCGCGTGGAATGGTCGACGCTGAACTACAAGGACGGCCTCGCGCTCACCGGCAAGGCGCCGGTGGTGCGTCGCTTCCCGATGATCGCCGGCATCGATTTCGCCGGCACGGTTGAAACCTCCGCCCATCCGCAATGGAAGGCGGGCGACAAGGTCGTCTGCACCGGCTGGGGCATGGGCGAGACCCATCTCGGCGCCTATGCCGAGAAGGCGCGGGTCAAGGGCGACTGGCTGGTCGCCTTGCCGCAGGGCCTGTCGGCGCGTGACGCCATGGCGATCGGCACCGCCGGCTTCACCGCGATGCTGTCGGTGCTGGCGCTGGAGAAGCACGGCCTGTCGCCGAAGAGCGGCCCTGTGGTGGTGACGGGCGCGGCCGGCGGCGTCGGCTCGGTCGCCACCGCCGTGCTCTCGAAGCTTGGTTATCACGTCATCGCCTCCACCGGCCGCGCCTCGGAAGCCGACTATTTGAAAGAGATCGGTGCGGCCGAGATCATCGACCGCAATGAATTGTCGGCGGCGGCCAAGCCCCTCGCCAAGGAGCGCTGGGCCGGCGGCGTCGACAGCGTCGGCTCGACCACGCTCGCGAATCTCCTCTCGATGACGAAGTATGGCGGCGCGATCGCGGCGTGCGGCCTGGCGGCCGGCATGGACCTGCCGTCTTCTGTCGCACCCTTCATTTTGCGCGGGGTGTGCCTTCTCGGCATCGATTCCGTGATGTGCCCGATCGAGCCGCGGAAAGCCGCCTGGCAGCGTCTGGCCTCGGATCTAGATCGGACGAAACTATCTGAAATTACTCATGAAATTCCGATCGAGGAAGTTTCGGAATGGGGCGCGAAAATCCTGGCCGGCCAGGTCCGCGGCCGCATCGTGGTAAAAATTCTCTAA
- a CDS encoding MFS transporter has translation MSTQAGELGPVSRSSSWRTPAIIILCGCAIGMLGFGPRSALGFFVQPMSHEFAWGRDVFGLAIAVQNLLWGLGQPLAGAVADRFGLFRVMCVGALLYAGGLLLMRYSSTPLSLNLGAGVMVGFGLAGCSFNLVLSAFTKLLPAEKRGLALGAGTAAGSFGQFLFAPIGVALIDNFGWQQALTVFGFLMLLIIPLSLALSTPPVATTANTTPEDEQTFTKALAEAFGHRSYVLLVLGFFTCGFQLAFITVHLPAFLVDRGISTQTGGWVIAAIGLFNIMGSLSVGYLQNSLPKRYILSAIYFTRALATLAFISFPITPFSAIAFGAVSGLTWLSTVPPTSALVALMFGTRWLATLYGFAFVSHQVGGFLGVWLGGIVFEKFGSYTPIWWLSILFGVLSALINLPIVEKPVQRAVAQPA, from the coding sequence ATGTCCACTCAAGCGGGCGAGCTCGGTCCGGTCTCGCGTTCCTCCTCCTGGCGTACCCCAGCCATCATCATTCTCTGCGGCTGTGCCATCGGCATGCTCGGCTTCGGCCCGCGCTCGGCGCTCGGCTTCTTCGTGCAGCCGATGAGCCACGAATTCGCCTGGGGCCGCGACGTGTTCGGCCTCGCGATCGCCGTGCAGAACCTGCTGTGGGGATTGGGCCAGCCCCTTGCCGGCGCGGTCGCCGATCGCTTCGGCCTGTTCCGGGTGATGTGCGTCGGTGCGCTGCTTTACGCCGGCGGCCTGCTGCTGATGCGCTATTCCTCGACGCCGCTGTCGCTGAATCTCGGCGCGGGCGTGATGGTGGGATTCGGTCTCGCCGGCTGCTCGTTCAACCTGGTGCTGTCGGCCTTCACCAAGCTGTTGCCGGCGGAGAAGCGCGGGCTCGCGCTCGGCGCCGGCACCGCGGCGGGCTCGTTCGGCCAGTTCCTGTTCGCGCCCATTGGCGTCGCGCTGATCGACAATTTCGGCTGGCAGCAGGCGCTCACCGTGTTCGGCTTCCTGATGCTGCTGATCATCCCGCTGTCGCTGGCGCTCTCGACGCCGCCGGTCGCAACCACGGCCAACACGACGCCTGAGGATGAGCAAACCTTCACGAAAGCGCTCGCCGAAGCCTTCGGCCATCGCTCCTATGTGCTGCTGGTGCTCGGCTTCTTCACCTGCGGCTTCCAGCTCGCCTTCATCACCGTGCATCTGCCGGCGTTTCTGGTCGATCGCGGCATCTCGACGCAAACCGGCGGCTGGGTGATCGCGGCGATCGGCCTGTTCAACATCATGGGATCGCTGAGCGTCGGCTATCTCCAGAACTCGCTGCCCAAGCGCTACATCCTCTCCGCGATCTATTTCACGCGCGCGCTTGCGACGCTCGCCTTCATCTCGTTTCCGATCACGCCGTTCTCGGCGATCGCATTCGGCGCGGTCTCCGGCCTGACCTGGCTGTCGACGGTGCCGCCGACTTCGGCGCTGGTGGCGCTGATGTTCGGCACGCGCTGGCTCGCCACGCTCTATGGCTTCGCCTTCGTCAGCCATCAGGTCGGCGGCTTCCTCGGCGTCTGGCTCGGCGGCATCGTGTTCGAAAAGTTCGGTTCCTATACGCCGATCTGGTGGCTGTCGATCCTGTTCGGCGTGCTGTCCGCGCTGATCAATCTTCCGATCGTGGAGAAACCGGTTCAGCGAGCGGTTGCGCAGCCTGCCTGA
- the nadA gene encoding quinolinate synthase NadA gives MPITGIYGPDDFANQPQGQVPAPPRAIAARTGPALPKPSLEWTADVERATAPLYERVKHVIPPIEWPLMAPTIKAINELKQARGAVILAHNYQAPEIFHCVADIGGDSLQLAVEATKVKADIIVQCGVHFMAETSKLLNPDKMVLIPDARAGCSLADSITGADVRLLREKFPGVPVVAYVNTSADVKAEVDICCTSSNAVQVVESLNAPTVIFLPDRYLATYVASKTDVKIIAWKGACEVHERFTGEELRAYREADPSVQIIAHPECPPDVLAEADFTGSTAHMINWVRERRPRRLVMITECSMADNVRAELPDVEMLRPCNLCPHMKRITLANILDSLLTLGEQVTIDPALVERARRSVERMINLKN, from the coding sequence ATGCCCATCACTGGAATTTACGGCCCCGACGACTTTGCCAACCAGCCGCAGGGCCAAGTCCCCGCCCCTCCTCGCGCCATAGCAGCGCGAACCGGCCCCGCGCTGCCGAAGCCCTCACTGGAATGGACTGCGGACGTCGAGCGGGCGACTGCGCCGCTCTATGAGCGCGTGAAGCACGTGATCCCCCCGATCGAGTGGCCGCTGATGGCGCCGACGATCAAGGCGATCAACGAGCTGAAGCAGGCCCGGGGCGCGGTCATCCTCGCGCACAACTACCAGGCGCCGGAGATCTTTCATTGCGTCGCCGACATCGGCGGCGACTCGCTTCAGCTCGCGGTCGAAGCGACCAAGGTGAAGGCCGACATCATCGTGCAATGCGGCGTGCACTTCATGGCGGAGACGTCAAAGCTGCTCAACCCGGACAAGATGGTACTGATCCCGGACGCGCGCGCCGGCTGCTCGCTCGCGGACAGCATCACGGGCGCGGACGTTCGCCTGCTCCGCGAAAAATTTCCCGGCGTGCCCGTCGTCGCCTATGTCAACACGTCGGCGGACGTGAAGGCGGAGGTCGACATCTGCTGCACCTCGTCGAACGCGGTGCAAGTGGTCGAGAGCCTGAACGCGCCGACCGTGATCTTCCTGCCCGATCGCTATCTCGCGACGTATGTGGCCTCGAAGACCGACGTGAAGATCATCGCCTGGAAGGGCGCCTGCGAGGTGCACGAGCGCTTTACGGGCGAAGAGCTGCGCGCTTATCGCGAGGCCGACCCCTCCGTGCAGATCATCGCGCATCCCGAATGCCCGCCTGATGTGCTGGCGGAAGCCGATTTCACCGGCTCGACCGCGCACATGATCAACTGGGTGCGCGAGCGGCGGCCGCGGCGGCTCGTCATGATCACGGAATGCTCGATGGCCGACAATGTCCGCGCCGAGCTGCCTGACGTGGAGATGCTTCGCCCCTGCAATCTCTGCCCGCACATGAAGCGCATCACGCTCGCCAACATTCTGGACAGCCTGCTCACGCTTGGCGAGCAGGTCACGATCGATCCCGCGCTCGTGGAACGCGCGCGGCGCTCGGTCGAGCGGATGATCAATCTGAAGAATTGA
- a CDS encoding L-aspartate oxidase: MPDNIHNLTRSTDDVVIVGGGLAGLFCALKLAPRPVTLISAAPLGQGASSAWAQGGIAAAVAEGDSPEAHAADTIAVGGGLVDEAVALGIAREAAPRIHDLLAYGVPFDRDLEGKLAVGREAAHSARRIVHVRGDGAGAAIIAALSEAVRRTPSIRLIEGLVAESLLTEDGAVTGLQLREAGNPAARPLLLASRAVVLATGGLGHLYAVTTNPLEASGSGLAIAARAGAVIADPEFVQFHPTAIMAGRDPAPLATEALRGEGATLINGDGERFMLARHPLAELAPRDIVARGVFAEIAAGRGAFLDARQALGARFADKFPTVHASCIAAGIDPATQAIPIAPAAHYHMGGIAVDEQGRSSIDGLWAAGEVSSTGAHGANRLASNSLLEAVVYAARIADDIARRAIPSPARLPDALVTSRGGTPDAAAVKRLRTMMSAHVGVIRNGDGLAEAVRSFAAVEREAGNFAVRNMAISALLVAASAWTRRESRGAHFRSDHPAEGPALAQRTMTTLTEAREIAESLSERPLPRTARPMIA, encoded by the coding sequence ATGCCAGACAACATCCACAATCTCACCCGCAGCACCGATGACGTCGTCATCGTCGGCGGCGGCCTCGCCGGACTCTTTTGTGCACTGAAGCTCGCACCGCGGCCGGTAACGCTGATCTCCGCCGCACCGCTTGGACAGGGCGCATCATCCGCCTGGGCGCAAGGCGGCATCGCTGCGGCCGTGGCCGAAGGCGATAGCCCGGAAGCGCACGCCGCCGACACCATCGCCGTCGGCGGCGGTCTTGTCGATGAAGCGGTCGCACTCGGCATCGCGCGCGAGGCCGCGCCGCGAATCCATGACCTACTCGCCTATGGCGTGCCGTTCGACCGCGACCTCGAAGGCAAGCTTGCTGTCGGCCGCGAGGCCGCGCATTCGGCGCGGCGCATCGTGCATGTGCGCGGCGACGGGGCCGGAGCCGCGATCATCGCGGCGCTGAGCGAGGCCGTACGCCGCACGCCGTCGATCCGACTGATCGAAGGTCTCGTCGCCGAATCGCTGTTGACCGAGGACGGCGCGGTCACCGGTCTTCAATTGCGCGAGGCCGGCAATCCCGCGGCACGTCCGCTCCTGCTGGCCTCTCGCGCGGTGGTGCTGGCGACCGGCGGCCTCGGCCATCTCTATGCCGTCACCACCAACCCGCTCGAAGCCAGCGGCTCGGGCCTTGCGATCGCAGCACGCGCCGGCGCCGTGATCGCCGATCCTGAATTCGTGCAGTTTCACCCCACCGCCATCATGGCCGGGCGCGACCCGGCGCCGCTCGCAACGGAGGCGCTGCGCGGCGAAGGTGCGACGCTGATCAACGGCGATGGCGAACGTTTCATGCTCGCGCGCCATCCGCTCGCAGAGCTCGCGCCGCGCGACATCGTGGCCCGCGGCGTGTTCGCCGAGATCGCGGCCGGGCGCGGCGCCTTCCTCGATGCGCGGCAGGCGCTGGGTGCGCGCTTCGCCGACAAATTTCCGACCGTGCATGCAAGCTGCATCGCGGCCGGTATCGATCCCGCCACGCAGGCCATCCCGATCGCGCCGGCGGCGCACTACCATATGGGCGGCATCGCGGTGGACGAGCAGGGCCGCAGCTCGATCGACGGGCTCTGGGCCGCGGGCGAAGTGTCATCCACCGGCGCGCATGGCGCCAACCGGCTGGCGTCGAATTCGCTCCTGGAGGCGGTGGTCTACGCCGCCCGCATCGCCGACGACATCGCCCGCCGCGCGATCCCCTCGCCTGCCCGCCTTCCCGATGCGTTGGTCACATCGCGTGGCGGCACGCCGGACGCTGCCGCCGTGAAGCGGTTGCGAACGATGATGAGCGCGCATGTCGGCGTGATCCGAAACGGTGACGGGCTTGCGGAGGCCGTGCGCAGCTTCGCCGCGGTCGAACGCGAAGCCGGCAACTTCGCTGTCCGCAACATGGCAATTTCGGCCCTGCTCGTCGCCGCGTCGGCCTGGACGCGGCGCGAGAGCCGCGGCGCACATTTCCGCTCCGACCATCCGGCGGAAGGCCCCGCGCTGGCGCAGCGAACGATGACGACGCTCACGGAGGCACGTGAGATCGCGGAGAGCCTGAGCGAGCGTCCGCTGCCACGCACCGCCCGACCGATGATCGCCTGA
- the nadC gene encoding carboxylating nicotinate-nucleotide diphosphorylase, translated as MITPTSLLYPDAFLSPLAIDAAVHRALDEDLGRAGDITSLATIPEATKAQAILVARQSGVIAGLPLALATLQKLSPDIEVRAHVRDAARVARGQRVLTITGPARAILTAERAALNFVGRLSGVATLTADYVARTEGTTMRICCTRKTTPGLRALEKYAVRCGGGFNHRFGLDDAILIKDNHIAVAGGIRPVLERARAHAGHLVKIEIEVDTLAQLREVLGTGLADAVLLDNMDLATLREAVRLNEGRLQLEASGGVTLDSIAAIAATGVDYASSGALTHSAPNFDCALDIDA; from the coding sequence ATGATCACCCCGACGTCACTGCTCTATCCCGACGCCTTCCTGTCGCCGCTTGCGATCGACGCGGCCGTGCATCGCGCGCTCGACGAGGATCTCGGCCGCGCCGGCGACATCACCTCGCTTGCAACGATCCCGGAGGCGACCAAGGCGCAGGCCATCCTGGTCGCGCGCCAGTCCGGCGTTATCGCCGGCTTGCCGCTGGCGCTGGCGACGCTGCAAAAGCTCTCGCCCGATATCGAGGTGCGCGCACATGTCCGCGACGCCGCACGCGTCGCCCGCGGCCAGCGCGTGCTGACGATCACGGGCCCGGCGCGCGCCATCCTCACGGCGGAGCGGGCCGCGCTGAATTTCGTCGGCCGGCTGTCGGGCGTCGCGACGCTCACGGCTGACTACGTCGCACGGACCGAAGGCACGACAATGCGCATCTGCTGCACGCGCAAGACCACGCCGGGGCTCCGGGCGCTGGAGAAATACGCCGTGCGCTGCGGCGGCGGCTTCAACCACCGCTTCGGGCTCGACGATGCGATCCTGATCAAGGACAACCACATCGCGGTCGCCGGCGGCATCCGCCCGGTTCTGGAGCGCGCCCGCGCCCATGCCGGTCATCTCGTCAAGATCGAGATCGAGGTCGATACGCTCGCGCAATTGCGCGAGGTGCTCGGCACCGGGCTCGCCGATGCCGTGCTGCTCGACAACATGGACCTTGCGACGCTGCGCGAGGCTGTCAGGCTCAACGAGGGGCGCCTCCAGCTGGAGGCATCCGGCGGCGTCACGCTGGACTCGATCGCGGCCATCGCGGCGACCGGCGTCGACTACGCCTCATCCGGCGCGCTGACGCATTCGGCGCCGAATTTCGACTGCGCGCTGGATATCGATGCGTGA
- a CDS encoding cell wall hydrolase yields MSVLRNHPKGARFASFGIGLCIFALMPRETGYQDIASLLARQPGVAERWQKQVFSAASSIQLATYSFSRPIGTSLPQSAMVRLASLDGRDVTGAISRNPALQAPPRYQAADFPKVDRSMKGDRLASVTPAQAPETTAPSDAPAQQDPATSNSSVFGAKTAALPQIMSPESAAALDPELQEALRAPPLPQYANPPQASDAARAFAVQPLEALKQATLPEAAPRDPFRVKTSNLFFGSSSLGGNLESIESWQPGAEPLIVMPDPDMKVTASLSPPSTEIAKDIESGESVAPKGEVNADNQRARSPAERLALDDKSRAKSEKCLAEAVYFESRGEAVRGQMAVAQVVMNRVFSGKYPDTVCGAVYQNKHRHLACQFTFACDNNADVIREPEMWERAKKISKAMLDGQIWLPEVGKSTHYHAYWVRPSWVAEMKKMYKTGVHTFYRPRAWGDGSEEPSWGTPAQTAALSAELAQEAKSSAEMGVSERR; encoded by the coding sequence ATGTCAGTCTTGCGTAACCATCCGAAGGGCGCGCGGTTCGCGTCCTTCGGAATCGGTCTCTGCATCTTCGCATTGATGCCGAGAGAGACCGGCTATCAGGATATCGCGTCGTTGCTGGCGCGTCAGCCCGGCGTCGCCGAGCGCTGGCAAAAGCAGGTGTTTTCTGCCGCGTCCTCGATCCAGCTCGCCACCTACAGCTTTTCCCGTCCGATCGGCACGTCGCTTCCGCAGAGCGCGATGGTTCGCCTCGCGAGCCTCGATGGTCGCGACGTCACCGGCGCGATCAGCCGCAATCCCGCGCTTCAGGCGCCGCCGCGCTACCAGGCCGCCGATTTTCCCAAGGTCGATCGCTCCATGAAGGGGGATCGCCTCGCAAGCGTCACGCCCGCGCAGGCGCCCGAGACGACCGCGCCATCGGACGCACCGGCCCAGCAAGATCCCGCGACATCGAACAGCTCGGTGTTCGGCGCCAAAACCGCCGCTTTGCCGCAAATCATGTCGCCGGAGTCCGCGGCCGCGCTCGATCCCGAGCTTCAGGAAGCGCTGCGCGCGCCGCCGCTGCCGCAATATGCCAATCCGCCACAAGCCAGTGACGCAGCGCGCGCATTCGCGGTGCAGCCGCTCGAGGCGCTGAAGCAGGCGACCCTTCCGGAGGCAGCGCCGCGCGATCCCTTCCGCGTCAAGACCTCGAACCTGTTTTTCGGCAGCTCCTCGCTCGGCGGCAATCTCGAGAGCATCGAGAGCTGGCAGCCCGGCGCCGAGCCGCTGATCGTGATGCCCGATCCCGATATGAAGGTGACGGCCTCGCTGTCGCCGCCGTCGACCGAGATCGCCAAGGATATCGAAAGCGGCGAGAGCGTCGCGCCGAAGGGCGAGGTCAACGCCGACAACCAGCGCGCCAGATCGCCGGCGGAGCGGCTCGCGCTCGACGACAAGTCGCGCGCAAAGTCCGAGAAATGTCTCGCCGAAGCCGTCTATTTCGAATCGCGCGGCGAGGCCGTGCGTGGCCAGATGGCGGTTGCGCAAGTCGTGATGAACCGCGTCTTCTCCGGCAAATATCCGGACACCGTGTGTGGCGCGGTCTATCAGAACAAGCATCGCCATTTGGCGTGTCAGTTCACCTTCGCCTGCGACAACAATGCCGACGTGATCCGCGAGCCCGAGATGTGGGAGCGCGCGAAAAAGATTTCGAAGGCGATGCTCGACGGCCAGATCTGGCTGCCTGAAGTCGGCAAGTCCACGCACTACCACGCCTACTGGGTGCGTCCGTCCTGGGTCGCCGAGATGAAGAAGATGTACAAGACCGGCGTTCACACCTTCTATCGCCCGCGCGCCTGGGGCGACGGCAGCGAGGAACCGAGCTGGGGCACCCCGGCCCAGACCGCCGCGCTCTCCGCCGAGCTCGCCCAGGAAGCCAAGAGCTCCGCCGAGATGGGCGTCAGCGAGCGAAGGTAG